One window of Nicotiana tomentosiformis chromosome 11, ASM39032v3, whole genome shotgun sequence genomic DNA carries:
- the LOC104095279 gene encoding membrane steroid-binding protein 2-like, which translates to MALQLWENLKDSIFDYTGLSPTTFFTVVALGLALYYVVSGFFSSPDHVHHQRSRNFEEQMEPLPPPVQLGEISEEELKQYDGSDPKKPLLMAIKGQIYDVSQSRMFYGPGGPYALFAGKDASRALAKMSFDEKDLTGDISGLGAFELDALQDWEYKFMSKYVKVGTVKQTVVPVSDGAANREHVEANNHDAKPTEGGAPESVKPSENADPRNEASSESIPAETLNKFDGDADKKE; encoded by the exons ATGGCCCTGCAGCTATGGGAAAACTTGAAAGATTCAATCTTTGACTACACAGGCCTTTCCCCTACAACTTTTTTCACAGTTGTTGCTTTGGGTCTTGCTTTGTACTATGTAGTCTCAGGGTTTTTCAGCTCACCTGATCATGTTCACCACCAAAGGTCTAGAAATTTTGAGGAACAGATGGAACCTCTTCCCCCACCAGTTCAGCTTGGTGAAATTTCTGAAGAGGAGTTGAAACAGTATGATGGGTCTGATCCTAAGAAGCCTTTGTTGATGGCTATCAAGGGTCAGATCTATGATGTTTCTCAAAGCAG AATGTTCTATGGACCTGGAGGACCTTATGCATTGTTTGCTGGGAAGGATGCGAGTAGAGCTCTTGCCAAGATGTCCTTCGACGAAAAAGATCTCACGGGTGATATATCTGGTCTTGGTGCATTTGAGCTTGACGCTTTACAGGATTGGGAGTACAAATTCATGAGCAAATATGTTAAGGTTGGGACTGTGAAGCAGACAGTAGTGCCTGTAAGCGACGGGGCAGCTAATAGGGAACATGTTGAAGCAAATAATCACGATGCTAAACCAACAGAAGGTGGTGCACCAGAGAGTGTCAAGCCATCAGAAAATGCTGATCCTCGTAATGAGGCTTCATCAGAGAGTATTCCAGCTGAAACTCTGAACAAGTTTGATGGTGATGCTGACAAGAAGGAATAA
- the LOC138901834 gene encoding secreted RxLR effector protein 161-like, which yields MHDSKKGFLPFMYGISLSKDQPPKTDEEIEKMKAVPYASAVGSLMYAMLYIRPDIYFAVSVVSRFQSNPGREHWTAVKHIIKYLKRTRDCMLVYHSNDLVPIGYTDSDFQSDIDVRKFTSGNVFSLGGGAISWRSIKQTCVADSTMEAEYVAVSEAAMCIVIVFFME from the coding sequence ATGCATGATTCCAAGAAAGGATTTCTCCCTTTCATGTATGGAATTTCTCTATCTAAAGATCAGCCTCCTAAAACTGATGAAGAGATAGAAAAGATGAAAGCGGTCCCTTATGCATCTGCTGTGGGGAGTCTGATGTATGCTATGTTATATATTAGACCCGATATCTACTTTGCCGTTAGCGTTGTTAGCAGATTTCAGTCTAATCCTGGGAGAGAACATTGGACAGCGGTTAAGCATATAATCAAGTACCTAAAAAGGACTAGGGATTGCATGCTAGTCTACCATTCGAATGACCTTGTGCCTATTGGGTACACTGATTCGGATTTCCAATCAGATATAGATGTTAGAAAATTTACCTCAGGAAATGTGTTTAGTTTGGGAGGTGGAGCCATAAGTTGGAGAAGCATCAAGCAAACTTGTGTTGCTGATTCCACCATGGAAGCCGAATATGTGGCAGTCTCTGAGGCAGCCATGTGTATTGTTATAGTATTCTTTATGGAATAA